In one Sulfitobacter sp. LCG007 genomic region, the following are encoded:
- the rsmA gene encoding 16S rRNA (adenine(1518)-N(6)/adenine(1519)-N(6))-dimethyltransferase RsmA, producing MSAIDGLPPLREVIRNHDLAARKSLGQNFLLDLNLTSKIARQAGDLTACDVLEIGPGPGGLTRGLLAEGARRVLAIEKDRRCLPALAEIAAACPGRLEVLEGDALHIDPLEHLTPPIRVASNLPYNVGTELLVRWLTPPAWPPFWQSLTLMFQREVAERIVAQPGSKAYGRLAILAQWRTQARIVMALPPEAFTPPPKVSSAVVHVTALPAPRFEADAAVLSRVVAAAFNQRRKMLRAALKGIAPDIEDRLRSAGIAPTERAEQVSLEAFCALARAVAKT from the coding sequence ATGAGCGCCATCGACGGCCTGCCGCCCCTGCGCGAGGTGATCCGGAACCACGACCTTGCGGCACGCAAGTCGCTGGGCCAGAATTTCCTGCTGGATCTGAACCTGACCTCCAAGATCGCGCGTCAGGCCGGCGACCTGACGGCCTGCGACGTGCTCGAGATCGGCCCGGGCCCCGGCGGGCTCACGCGCGGGCTGCTGGCCGAAGGCGCGCGGCGGGTACTTGCCATCGAGAAGGACCGCCGCTGCCTGCCCGCGCTGGCTGAAATCGCGGCGGCCTGTCCGGGCCGTCTTGAAGTCCTTGAAGGCGACGCGCTTCACATCGACCCGCTGGAACATCTGACGCCACCCATCCGGGTCGCGTCGAACCTGCCCTATAACGTGGGAACCGAACTGCTGGTGCGCTGGCTGACACCGCCCGCGTGGCCGCCCTTTTGGCAGAGCCTGACACTCATGTTCCAGCGCGAGGTGGCCGAGCGGATCGTCGCGCAACCGGGCTCGAAGGCCTATGGGCGGCTCGCGATACTTGCCCAGTGGCGTACGCAGGCGCGTATCGTGATGGCGCTGCCGCCCGAAGCCTTCACCCCGCCCCCGAAGGTCTCGAGCGCCGTGGTGCATGTCACCGCCCTGCCCGCGCCCCGTTTCGAGGCCGATGCGGCGGTGCTCTCGCGGGTCGTCGCGGCGGCCTTCAACCAGCGCCGCAAGATGCTGCGCGCGGCCCTCAAGGGAATTGCACCGGATATCGAGGACCGTCTGCGCAGCGCCGGGATCGCCCCGACCGAGCGCGCCGAGCAGGTGTCGCTTGAAGCCTTCTGCGCGCTTGCGAGGGCCGTGGCGAAGACCTGA
- the prmC gene encoding peptide chain release factor N(5)-glutamine methyltransferase: MVAATARLRAAGVPDPARDARLLLAHAARVDAARVTLIAPEDIAPEIAERYEQLIALRAIRVPVSQLIGERAFYGRRFKISRDVLDPRPETETLIEAALSEDFEHVLDLGTGSGCILVTLLAERPDARGQGIDISEAACLQASANAVLHGVDGRIEILQSDWFGDVSDRFDLIVSNPPYLAAREMESVAPELRDHEPRGALTDGKDGLSAYRIIASAAQSHLAPLGRVIVEIGWKQGAEVAAIFRAEGWAQVSILQDLDGRDRVICASSPS; this comes from the coding sequence ATGGTCGCGGCGACGGCCCGGCTTCGCGCGGCCGGCGTGCCCGATCCCGCCCGCGATGCACGGCTGCTTCTGGCGCATGCGGCGCGGGTCGACGCTGCCCGGGTGACACTGATCGCACCGGAGGACATCGCGCCCGAGATCGCTGAACGCTATGAGCAGCTCATCGCGCTGCGGGCGATCCGCGTGCCGGTGTCTCAGCTGATCGGTGAACGTGCATTCTACGGACGCCGTTTCAAGATCTCGCGCGACGTGCTCGATCCGCGTCCGGAAACCGAAACGCTGATCGAGGCGGCGCTGTCCGAGGATTTCGAGCATGTGCTCGACCTTGGAACGGGTTCGGGTTGCATCCTTGTAACGCTTCTGGCCGAGCGGCCGGATGCGCGGGGGCAGGGCATCGACATCAGCGAGGCCGCCTGCCTTCAGGCCAGCGCCAACGCGGTGCTGCACGGCGTCGACGGGCGCATCGAGATCCTTCAGTCCGACTGGTTCGGTGATGTGTCGGACCGGTTCGATCTGATCGTCTCCAATCCGCCCTACCTCGCGGCCCGCGAGATGGAGAGCGTCGCGCCAGAGCTGCGCGATCACGAGCCGCGCGGGGCTTTGACGGACGGCAAGGACGGGCTTTCGGCCTATCGGATCATCGCGTCGGCGGCCCAGAGCCATCTGGCTCCGCTGGGCCGGGTGATCGTCGAGATCGGCTGGAAGCAGGGCGCCGAGGTTGCCGCGATCTTCCGGGCCGAGGGCTGGGCGCAGGTGTCGATTCTGCAGGATCTGGATGGCCGCGACCGCGTGATCTGCGCCTCGAGCCCCTCCTGA
- the lptG gene encoding LPS export ABC transporter permease LptG encodes MILHFYFARRFINAFLLLTVVLFALVAVIQFVDEARRFSDGDGVGFGQIFRLTLLSTPETINLILPLITMLATVALFIGLARTSELVVTRAAGRSAIRALFAPVAVALVAGGLAVTMLNPIVAAASKRHDELSERFKTGRASSFSISSEGLWLRQGGEDGQSVIRAWRSNADASVLYDVTIITYAPGLGPVQRIEAESASLRDGAWHLRGAKSWPLEAGVNAEANAVETENLEIPSSLTLERIRENFGNPESVSIWDMPGFIDQLEESGFSARRHRVWLQSELARPLFLVSMVLIASAFTMRHTRFGGTGIAVLSSLLLGFGLYFIRSFALILGENGQIPILLAAWAPPVAGALLAMGFLLHREDG; translated from the coding sequence ATGATTCTGCACTTCTACTTCGCCCGGCGTTTCATCAACGCGTTCCTGCTGCTGACGGTGGTGCTGTTCGCGCTTGTGGCGGTCATCCAGTTCGTGGACGAGGCCCGCCGGTTCTCCGACGGCGACGGCGTCGGCTTCGGGCAGATCTTCCGGCTGACGCTGCTGTCCACCCCCGAGACGATCAACCTGATCCTCCCGCTCATCACCATGCTGGCCACCGTCGCCCTGTTCATCGGCCTGGCGCGGACATCGGAACTGGTGGTGACCCGTGCCGCGGGCCGCTCGGCGATCCGGGCGCTATTCGCACCGGTCGCTGTCGCCCTTGTCGCAGGGGGGCTGGCCGTCACGATGCTGAACCCCATCGTCGCCGCGGCCTCCAAGCGCCACGACGAGCTGTCGGAACGCTTCAAGACCGGCCGCGCCTCGAGCTTCTCGATCTCCTCCGAAGGTCTTTGGCTGCGCCAGGGCGGCGAGGACGGGCAAAGCGTGATCCGTGCCTGGCGCTCGAACGCGGACGCCTCGGTTCTCTATGACGTCACCATCATCACCTATGCGCCGGGGCTCGGGCCGGTGCAGCGCATCGAGGCCGAGAGCGCGTCGCTGCGGGACGGGGCATGGCATTTGCGCGGCGCGAAATCCTGGCCGCTCGAGGCCGGTGTCAACGCCGAGGCCAATGCCGTCGAGACGGAGAACCTCGAGATCCCTTCCAGCCTGACGCTCGAGCGGATCCGCGAGAATTTCGGCAATCCCGAAAGTGTGTCGATCTGGGACATGCCCGGCTTCATCGACCAGCTCGAGGAGTCCGGCTTTTCCGCCCGGCGCCACCGGGTCTGGCTCCAGTCCGAACTGGCGCGGCCGCTGTTCCTGGTGTCGATGGTGCTGATCGCCTCGGCCTTCACCATGCGCCACACCCGCTTCGGCGGCACCGGCATCGCGGTCCTGAGCTCGCTGTTGCTGGGGTTCGGGCTTTACTTCATTCGCAGCTTCGCGCTGATCCTGGGCGAGAACGGCCAGATTCCGATCCTTCTCGCTGCCTGGGCACCGCCCGTGGCGGGCGCGCTGCTGGCGATGGGATTCCTCCTTCACAGGGAGGACGGCTGA
- a CDS encoding DUF4167 domain-containing protein yields MKSSRSRSRSKSSRNRSNNPSGGNIINRVFDSNGPEGKVRGTPQQIIEKYTQLARDAQLSNDRVSAENFQQHAEHYTRLLSEAQREIDSRREEQERQNRERQAERDRERAERQEREAAQPAPQGQPHSPQPQTASEFSEPVDADSPEDGESNLVETPESQPKKPRAPRRKPRQKPAAAQDSANGGGDTSGGDTSGGEDSPKAAE; encoded by the coding sequence ATGAAATCATCGCGATCCCGGTCCCGCTCGAAGAGCAGCCGCAACCGCTCGAACAATCCGTCCGGCGGCAACATCATCAATCGCGTGTTCGACAGCAACGGGCCCGAGGGCAAGGTGCGCGGAACACCCCAGCAGATCATCGAGAAATACACCCAGCTCGCCCGGGACGCGCAGCTTTCGAACGACCGGGTCTCGGCGGAGAACTTCCAGCAGCACGCCGAACATTACACGCGTCTGCTGAGCGAAGCGCAGCGCGAGATCGACAGCCGCCGGGAAGAGCAGGAGCGTCAGAACCGCGAGCGCCAGGCCGAACGCGACCGCGAACGCGCCGAGCGTCAGGAACGAGAGGCCGCGCAGCCTGCGCCGCAAGGCCAGCCGCATTCGCCGCAGCCGCAGACGGCGTCCGAGTTCTCCGAGCCGGTCGATGCGGACAGCCCCGAGGACGGCGAGAGCAATCTCGTTGAAACGCCCGAAAGCCAGCCGAAGAAACCCCGCGCTCCGCGCCGCAAGCCGCGCCAGAAACCCGCTGCGGCGCAGGACAGTGCCAATGGCGGCGGCGATACTTCGGGCGGCGATACTTCGGGCGGCGAGGATTCCCCGAAGGCGGCCGAATAG
- the lptF gene encoding LPS export ABC transporter permease LptF, which yields MARLDRYILSQLLVMFGFFALVLVGIFWINRAVVLFDRLIGDGQTALVFAEFTALGLPRLILTVIPIASFAAAVYVTNRLSNESELTVMQATGSGPFRLARPVLFFAFAVFCMSSVLSHLLAPMAMGRLAEREEEVARNVTSRLLTEGTFLHPTEGVTFYTRTIGSDGVLRDVFLSDRRDPEDGVIYTAAEAYLVRNGEGTTLIMVDGMAQRLSTGSRRLGTANFRDFSFDISALVRKDTDRRVSVRAMTSGEFLTSWTDLAARTGQTIPAIVTEFNARLAAPIFAGVAALIGFATLLVGGYSRFGVWREVAVAFGLLLLLDGLRSAIEDMVEKDPARWLLVYLPSALGILMVLAMLFYAAAPKRIRRGRAAPAT from the coding sequence GTGGCGAGACTCGACAGATACATCCTGTCGCAGCTTCTGGTCATGTTCGGCTTCTTCGCGCTGGTCCTGGTCGGAATCTTCTGGATCAACCGCGCCGTCGTGCTGTTCGACAGGCTGATAGGGGATGGGCAGACCGCTCTCGTGTTCGCCGAATTCACCGCCCTCGGCCTGCCCCGCCTGATCCTGACGGTCATCCCCATCGCAAGCTTCGCCGCGGCGGTCTACGTGACCAACCGCCTGAGCAACGAAAGCGAACTGACGGTGATGCAGGCGACAGGCTCGGGCCCCTTCAGGCTGGCGCGCCCGGTCCTGTTCTTCGCCTTCGCCGTCTTCTGCATGTCGAGCGTGCTGAGCCACCTGCTTGCTCCCATGGCGATGGGTCGCCTGGCCGAACGCGAGGAGGAAGTGGCGCGCAATGTCACCTCGCGGCTGCTGACGGAAGGCACGTTCCTGCATCCGACAGAAGGCGTCACCTTCTACACCCGCACAATCGGCAGCGACGGCGTGTTGCGCGACGTCTTCCTGTCGGACCGCCGCGACCCCGAGGACGGCGTCATCTACACCGCCGCCGAGGCCTATCTCGTGCGCAACGGAGAGGGCACGACGCTGATCATGGTCGACGGCATGGCGCAGCGCCTCTCGACCGGGTCGCGCCGGCTCGGCACGGCCAATTTCCGCGACTTCTCCTTCGACATCTCGGCGCTGGTGCGGAAGGACACGGATCGGCGGGTTTCGGTCCGCGCCATGACAAGCGGCGAATTCCTGACCAGCTGGACAGATCTGGCCGCACGCACGGGCCAGACCATCCCGGCCATCGTCACCGAATTCAACGCACGCCTCGCCGCGCCGATATTCGCCGGGGTAGCGGCGCTGATCGGCTTTGCCACCCTGCTCGTCGGCGGCTATTCTCGCTTCGGCGTCTGGCGCGAGGTCGCGGTCGCCTTCGGCCTTCTGCTGCTGCTCGACGGCCTGCGTTCGGCGATAGAAGACATGGTCGAGAAGGACCCGGCCCGATGGCTGCTGGTGTATCTGCCCTCGGCGCTCGGCATCCTGATGGTGCTTGCGATGCTGTTCTACGCTGCCGCCCCCAAACGCATCCGCCGCGGACGGGCCGCGCCAGCCACATGA
- a CDS encoding peptidylprolyl isomerase, translated as MARFDLKRRLVAGLTLILLAGPAPGQGLFAPVAQVNGMVVTEYEVAQRERFMQLLNAPGANREAALEALIEDRLKSQAVTAAGLALTEEEIQAGMSEFAKRAELSSEEFIGRLEASGVSRESFRDFVVAGVAWRNLVRARYGNRVDISEAEIDRELARSVNATGIRVLVSEIIIPSPPDRADEVLEIANRISESSSEAEFSAYAREYSATRSRDEGGRLPWQDLDKLPPVLRPVLLALAPGEVTDPLPIPEAVALFQLRDIQETGAPSTDYAKIDYALYYIAGGRSPEGLQRAAKVEAEVAVCDDLYGVARQQPPDVLQRESKAPGEIPQDIAIELSRLDPGEVSTALTRNNGETLVFLMLCSRTAARNAEVPRAEVASTLRNQQLNSYADAWLQQLRADARIIEK; from the coding sequence ATGGCCCGGTTTGACCTGAAACGGAGACTTGTTGCGGGTCTGACCCTGATCCTGTTGGCGGGGCCCGCACCCGGGCAGGGCCTGTTCGCCCCGGTGGCCCAGGTGAACGGGATGGTCGTGACGGAATACGAGGTCGCCCAGCGTGAGCGCTTCATGCAGCTCCTGAATGCGCCGGGCGCGAACCGCGAAGCCGCCCTCGAGGCGCTGATCGAAGACCGCCTGAAAAGTCAGGCGGTCACGGCCGCCGGTCTTGCGCTTACCGAGGAAGAGATCCAGGCCGGCATGAGCGAGTTCGCGAAACGCGCCGAGCTGTCCTCGGAGGAATTCATCGGCAGGCTCGAGGCCAGCGGCGTCTCGCGCGAAAGCTTCCGCGATTTCGTCGTGGCCGGCGTCGCATGGCGCAATCTTGTCCGGGCACGCTACGGCAACAGGGTCGACATTTCCGAGGCCGAGATAGACCGCGAACTTGCCCGCTCCGTGAACGCGACCGGCATCCGTGTCCTCGTCTCCGAGATCATCATCCCCTCGCCGCCGGACCGGGCCGACGAGGTGCTGGAGATCGCCAACCGGATCTCCGAATCGAGCAGCGAGGCGGAATTCTCGGCCTACGCGCGCGAATACTCCGCCACCCGGTCCCGCGACGAGGGCGGACGCCTGCCCTGGCAGGATCTCGACAAGCTGCCCCCCGTGCTGCGGCCGGTCCTTCTTGCCCTCGCGCCGGGCGAGGTGACCGATCCGCTGCCGATCCCCGAGGCTGTCGCGCTTTTCCAGCTTCGCGACATCCAGGAGACCGGGGCCCCGTCCACGGATTACGCCAAGATCGACTATGCGCTCTACTACATTGCCGGCGGGCGCAGCCCGGAAGGGCTGCAAAGGGCCGCGAAGGTCGAAGCCGAGGTCGCCGTCTGCGACGACCTCTACGGCGTGGCCAGGCAACAGCCGCCCGATGTCCTGCAGCGTGAATCGAAAGCGCCGGGCGAAATCCCGCAGGACATCGCGATCGAGCTTTCCCGCCTCGATCCGGGCGAGGTCTCGACCGCGCTGACGCGCAACAACGGCGAAACGCTTGTCTTCCTGATGCTGTGCTCGCGCACCGCAGCGCGCAACGCCGAGGTTCCCCGCGCGGAGGTGGCCTCGACCCTGCGCAACCAGCAACTGAATTCCTACGCGGACGCCTGGCTGCAGCAGCTTCGCGCCGACGCCCGCATCATCGAGAAATGA
- a CDS encoding leucyl aminopeptidase — translation MTRPTPVTFSETDLERIATHPGRVAVVVGADGAMDPAGRRINRVTRGAFKRAVEARVEDGLKEGDSFTLAYPAGMEAEAVDVLCLSRRAKAEALRKAGAVLGRSRGKADLLILAGNLAHPEELAFGAMLRDYGFRDHKTDAKEPSGAIEVMGAKPDDARARAEALGAVAEGIFFTRDLVSEPANVLTTTEFANRLEAMRDIGLEVEVLDEAKLEELGMRTLLAVGQGSASPSYVVVMKWMGGEKNAAPLALVGKGVVFDTGGISMKPAGGMEDMTMDMGGAGTVAGVMRALALRKAKANVVGLVGLVENMPSGTAIRPGDIVRTMKGDTVEIINTDAEGRLVLCDVMWYAQETFAPAGMIDLATLTGAIIISLGHENAGVFSNDDTFCNAFLKAAEAEAEGAWRMPLGKAYDAMLKSPLADMKNIGGRPAGSITAAQYLKRFVKDETPWIHLDIAGVASVKSETDLAPKGATGWGVRALNRLVADRFETE, via the coding sequence ATGACCCGCCCCACTCCCGTGACATTCTCAGAGACCGACCTCGAACGCATCGCCACCCATCCGGGGCGCGTCGCCGTGGTGGTCGGAGCCGACGGGGCGATGGATCCCGCCGGGCGGCGGATCAACCGGGTGACGCGCGGCGCCTTCAAGCGCGCCGTCGAGGCGCGCGTCGAGGACGGGCTGAAAGAGGGCGACAGCTTCACCCTGGCCTATCCGGCGGGAATGGAGGCAGAGGCGGTGGACGTGCTCTGCCTGTCGCGCCGGGCGAAAGCCGAAGCGCTGCGCAAGGCGGGTGCGGTTCTGGGGCGGTCGCGGGGCAAGGCCGATCTCCTGATCCTCGCGGGCAATCTTGCCCATCCCGAGGAATTGGCCTTCGGTGCCATGCTGCGGGACTACGGCTTTCGCGACCACAAGACCGACGCCAAGGAGCCCTCGGGGGCGATCGAGGTGATGGGCGCGAAACCGGACGACGCAAGGGCCCGTGCCGAGGCGCTGGGTGCGGTGGCCGAAGGCATCTTCTTCACCCGCGATCTGGTGAGCGAGCCTGCGAACGTGCTGACAACGACCGAATTCGCCAACCGGCTCGAGGCCATGCGCGACATCGGGCTCGAGGTCGAGGTGCTGGACGAGGCGAAGCTCGAGGAACTCGGCATGCGCACGCTGCTGGCCGTGGGGCAGGGCTCGGCGAGCCCGTCCTATGTGGTCGTGATGAAATGGATGGGCGGCGAAAAGAACGCCGCACCGCTGGCGCTGGTCGGCAAGGGCGTGGTCTTCGATACGGGCGGCATCAGCATGAAGCCCGCCGGGGGCATGGAAGACATGACCATGGACATGGGCGGAGCGGGAACGGTTGCGGGCGTGATGCGCGCCCTGGCGCTGCGCAAGGCAAAGGCCAATGTCGTGGGGCTTGTCGGTTTGGTCGAGAACATGCCATCGGGCACCGCGATCCGGCCTGGCGATATCGTTCGCACCATGAAGGGCGACACGGTCGAGATCATCAACACCGACGCCGAGGGCCGTCTCGTCCTGTGCGACGTGATGTGGTACGCGCAGGAAACCTTCGCGCCCGCCGGCATGATCGACCTCGCAACGCTCACGGGGGCCATCATCATCAGCCTCGGACATGAGAACGCGGGCGTCTTCTCGAACGACGACACATTCTGCAATGCCTTCCTCAAGGCCGCCGAGGCCGAGGCAGAGGGGGCATGGCGCATGCCGCTGGGCAAGGCCTATGACGCGATGCTGAAATCGCCGCTGGCCGACATGAAGAACATCGGCGGACGTCCGGCGGGCTCGATCACCGCCGCGCAATACCTCAAGCGCTTCGTGAAGGACGAAACGCCCTGGATCCACCTCGACATCGCCGGTGTCGCCTCGGTCAAGTCCGAGACCGACCTCGCGCCGAAGGGCGCGACCGGCTGGGGCGTGCGGGCGCTCAACCGTCTGGTCGCGGACCGCTTCGAGACGGAATGA
- the pdxA gene encoding 4-hydroxythreonine-4-phosphate dehydrogenase PdxA: MTARTAPVVISCGEPAGIGPEIAVKAWQALGADLPMVWMGDPRHLPAGTPWQAVAHIDEAAGLGAGVFPVLARSFGGAAAPGRIDPRNAPGVVGVIEECVALVRSGAASALCTAPIHKKALIDGAGFAFPGHTEFLGALCGVARPVMMLASEQLRVVPATIHIPLSQVPTALTPALLRETIETTARALADQFRIPAPRIAVAGLNPHAGEGGAIGTEETDWIAGLLDTLRAEGHDLIGPLPADTMFHAAARRTYDAAVCMYHDQALIPIKTLDFERGVNVTLGLPFIRTSPDHGTAFDIAGKGIANPSSMIEAIRLAARLAGAGT, encoded by the coding sequence ATGACCGCGCGAACAGCGCCGGTCGTCATCAGCTGCGGCGAGCCTGCGGGGATCGGACCCGAAATCGCCGTGAAGGCCTGGCAGGCGCTCGGGGCCGATCTGCCGATGGTCTGGATGGGAGACCCCCGGCACCTTCCGGCAGGCACGCCCTGGCAGGCGGTGGCCCATATCGACGAGGCCGCCGGGCTGGGCGCGGGTGTGTTCCCGGTTCTGGCACGCAGCTTCGGGGGTGCCGCCGCTCCGGGACGGATCGACCCGCGCAACGCGCCCGGCGTGGTCGGCGTGATCGAGGAATGCGTGGCGCTGGTCCGCTCGGGCGCGGCCTCTGCCCTTTGCACCGCGCCGATCCACAAGAAGGCGCTGATCGACGGCGCGGGCTTCGCCTTTCCCGGACACACGGAGTTCCTGGGCGCCCTGTGCGGCGTGGCACGGCCGGTCATGATGCTGGCCTCCGAGCAGCTTCGCGTCGTGCCTGCCACGATCCACATTCCGCTGTCGCAGGTCCCCACGGCGCTGACACCGGCGCTGCTGCGCGAGACCATCGAGACGACGGCGCGGGCGCTTGCAGACCAGTTCCGCATCCCCGCCCCCCGTATCGCCGTCGCCGGGCTGAACCCCCACGCGGGCGAAGGTGGCGCCATCGGCACCGAAGAAACCGACTGGATCGCCGGACTGCTGGACACGCTGCGCGCGGAAGGTCACGATCTCATCGGGCCGCTGCCCGCGGACACGATGTTTCATGCGGCGGCACGCCGGACCTATGACGCGGCGGTCTGCATGTATCACGACCAGGCGCTGATCCCGATCAAGACGCTGGATTTCGAACGCGGCGTGAACGTGACGCTGGGACTTCCCTTCATCCGCACCTCTCCCGACCATGGCACCGCCTTCGACATCGCGGGAAAGGGGATCGCGAACCCCTCGAGCATGATCGAGGCGATCCGCCTTGCCGCCCGTCTTGCGGGAGCCGGGACATGA
- a CDS encoding LPS-assembly protein LptD has translation MRLTVILLLAAFLMLLPGVPLLAQEAAEAPAVLVADELFITPDRVLVARGNVEAFQGDTRIRAREIRYDQATGALDISGPITLRDGENVAILASAAELDPELQSGLLTGARLVLNQQLQLAAVQINRVNGRYNQLYKAAVTSCKVCEDGRPPLWQLRAKRLVHDELERQIYFEDAQLRIYDLPVFYFPRLRLPDPTVERTSGFLIPSVRSSSQLGTGVKIPYFFTIGPSRDLTLSPYLSGKTRTLEFRYREAFRNGDVEFNGAFSRDDQLPGETRGYLFGTGQFDLPRDFKLKFTLETTSDDAYLVDYDYSDVDRLQSEIDISRARRNEFVGASIVKLHSLRDNEDNETLPTLITDAIYEARLFPRTLGGELRLGIDLHSHERTSDVDVLGRDVARFDASALWLRTWTLRQGLVAEAQAGLVLDAFSIRQDSTFPADQSQVSPEAAFTLRYPMTRSERGGATQFLEPLVQVAWVDKASLDLPNEESTLVEFDEGNLLELSRFPRTDRRERGFVTALGASWARYDPKGWQANLTLGQVLREEADESFTQSSGLSGRRSDYLVAAQIKTDTGWAITARSLLDDGFDLTKSEIRGHWIMPRVRFATSYLWLLEDRDESRPADVSEVSFEGEYDVSGNWTVGGDLRYDLASENAATAGLGLIYTNECVTVDLSLKRRYTSSTSVEPSTTFGFTIGLRGFSAQAGTDNYSRSCGK, from the coding sequence ATGCGCCTGACCGTAATCCTGCTTCTCGCGGCCTTCCTGATGCTGCTACCGGGCGTGCCGCTGCTTGCCCAGGAGGCCGCCGAAGCCCCCGCCGTGCTTGTCGCGGACGAACTCTTCATAACGCCCGACAGGGTCCTTGTCGCGCGCGGCAATGTCGAGGCCTTCCAGGGAGACACGCGGATCCGGGCCCGCGAGATCCGCTATGACCAGGCCACCGGCGCGCTCGACATCTCCGGCCCGATCACCCTGCGCGACGGCGAGAACGTGGCGATCCTGGCGAGCGCGGCCGAGCTCGATCCCGAACTGCAATCCGGTCTGCTGACCGGCGCGCGGCTTGTCCTCAATCAGCAATTGCAGCTTGCTGCGGTCCAGATCAACCGCGTCAACGGACGCTACAATCAGCTCTACAAGGCCGCCGTGACCTCCTGCAAGGTCTGCGAGGACGGGCGCCCGCCGCTCTGGCAGCTTCGGGCGAAGCGGCTGGTCCATGACGAGCTCGAGCGCCAGATCTACTTCGAGGATGCGCAGTTGCGCATCTATGATCTTCCCGTCTTCTATTTCCCGCGCCTGCGCCTGCCCGATCCGACGGTCGAGCGCACGAGCGGCTTCCTGATCCCGTCGGTGCGCAGCTCTTCGCAGCTCGGCACAGGGGTCAAGATCCCCTATTTCTTCACGATCGGCCCAAGCCGCGATCTGACGCTGTCGCCCTATCTCTCCGGCAAGACCAGAACGCTGGAATTCCGCTACCGCGAGGCCTTCCGCAACGGCGACGTGGAGTTCAACGGGGCGTTCTCCCGCGACGACCAGCTGCCCGGCGAGACGCGGGGCTACCTCTTCGGAACAGGGCAGTTCGACCTGCCGCGCGACTTCAAGCTGAAGTTCACGCTCGAGACGACCTCGGACGACGCCTATCTGGTCGATTACGACTATTCGGACGTCGATCGCCTGCAGAGCGAGATCGACATCAGCCGGGCGCGCCGGAACGAATTCGTCGGCGCCAGCATCGTCAAGCTGCATTCGCTGCGTGACAACGAGGACAACGAGACGCTGCCGACGCTGATCACCGACGCGATCTACGAGGCAAGGCTGTTTCCGCGGACGCTGGGCGGCGAGCTGAGGCTCGGGATCGACCTGCACAGCCACGAACGGACGTCGGATGTGGATGTGCTTGGCCGCGACGTCGCCCGTTTCGACGCAAGCGCGCTGTGGCTCAGGACATGGACGCTGCGGCAGGGCCTCGTCGCCGAGGCGCAGGCCGGGCTGGTCCTCGATGCGTTCAGCATCCGGCAGGACAGCACCTTCCCCGCCGATCAGAGCCAGGTCTCGCCCGAGGCCGCCTTCACGCTGCGCTATCCGATGACGCGCAGCGAACGGGGTGGCGCGACGCAATTCCTCGAACCTCTGGTGCAGGTCGCCTGGGTCGACAAGGCTTCGCTCGACCTGCCGAACGAAGAAAGCACACTTGTGGAGTTCGACGAGGGCAATCTGCTGGAATTATCGCGCTTTCCCCGGACCGACCGGCGAGAACGCGGTTTCGTCACCGCGCTCGGCGCGTCCTGGGCAAGATATGACCCGAAAGGGTGGCAGGCGAACCTGACGCTTGGCCAGGTGCTGCGCGAGGAGGCCGACGAAAGCTTTACCCAAAGCTCCGGACTGTCGGGGCGGCGCTCCGATTACCTCGTGGCCGCGCAGATCAAGACCGACACGGGATGGGCGATCACGGCCCGGTCGCTGCTGGACGACGGCTTCGATCTGACGAAATCCGAGATCCGGGGCCACTGGATAATGCCGCGCGTGCGTTTCGCGACAAGCTATCTCTGGCTGCTCGAGGACCGGGATGAATCCCGCCCCGCGGACGTGTCCGAAGTCAGCTTCGAGGGCGAATACGACGTCAGCGGCAACTGGACGGTTGGGGGCGACCTGCGCTACGACCTCGCCTCCGAGAACGCGGCGACGGCAGGACTGGGGCTGATCTACACCAACGAATGTGTGACGGTCGATCTTTCCCTGAAGCGACGGTATACCTCATCGACAAGTGTTGAGCCTTCGACGACTTTCGGCTTTACCATCGGCCTGCGCGGTTTCTCGGCGCAGGCAGGAACGGATAACTATTCAAGATCATGCGGAAAGTGA